The following proteins are co-located in the Eublepharis macularius isolate TG4126 chromosome 5, MPM_Emac_v1.0, whole genome shotgun sequence genome:
- the LOC129329850 gene encoding E3 ubiquitin-protein ligase ZNRF4-like yields the protein MFLQTIHPTNTLDKIISNMRFLLLPHPSLLIYSLLFKAILGKPFVHLVFSHNSTCLDSQAVPACFGPPLSHGGLKGYLIEAVPANACHPIEAPPVSQRSPPSSIVLIRRYDCPFSIKVLHAQKAGYQAAIIHNLYSDLLVSMSIEVEETRQQILIPSFFIGESASKLLRKVVHSKNETEVQVVVPWGYYNPCWDNIGISVWDPARHHLQDWPGYCTQLMIIEFLQEFGVVILLSMGISLLVLAACVKWCWKRKGIKVKTFKRGDKYDLCVICMAEYEAGDRLKILPCAHAYHNTCINTWLLIQPRTGKICPICKQHVDMTT from the coding sequence ATGTTCCTCCAAACCATCCATCCCACCAACACTCTAGACAAGATCATCTCCAACATGAGGTTCTTGCTCCTGCCTCATCCTTCATTACTCATTTATTCGTTGCTATTCAAGGCCATCTTGGGAAAACCCTTTGTTCACCTGGTCTTCTCCCACAATTCCACCTGTCTTGATTCCCAAGCTGTGCCTGCATGCTTTGGACCGCCGCTTTCACACGGAGGTCTGAAGGGGTATCTCATTGAAGCCGTGCCTGCAAATGCCTGCCACCCTATAGAAGCCCCACCAGTTTCCCAAAGGTCCCCCCCAAGCTCCATCGTGCTCATCCGCAGGTATGACTGCCCCTTCAGCATCAAGGTGCTCCACGCGCAGAAAGCTGGGTACCAAGCTGCCATCATCCATAACCTCTACTCAGATCTGCTAGTGAGCATGTCTATTGAAGTGGAAGAGACACGGCAGCAGATCTTGATTCCTTCCTTCTTTATTGGCGAGTCAGCCTCCAAGCTCTTGAGAAAGGTGGTCCATTCCAAAAATGAGACTGAAGTCCAAGTGGTGGTACCTTGGGGTTACTACAATCCCTGTTGGGACAACATCGGTATCTCTGTTTGGGACCCAGCTCGGCATCACCTCCAAGACTGGCCTGGTTATTGCACCCAGCTAATGATCATTGAATTCCTCCAGGAGTTTGGGGTTGTGATCCTCCTAAGCATGGGCATCAGTCTCTTAGTGCTTGCTGCTTGCGTGAAATGGTGCTGGAAGAGGAAGGGGATCAAAGTGAAGACCTTCAAAAGAGGGGACAAGTACGACTTGTGCGTCATCTGTATGGCCGAGTACGAGGCAGGCGACCGGCTGAAGATTCTGCCTTGTGCCCATGCCTATCACAACACTTGCATCAATACGTGGCTTCTCATACAGCCGAGGACAGGGAAGATCTGCCCGATTTGCAAACAGCATGTTGACATGACAACTTAG